The SAR324 cluster bacterium region ACCCCAAGCTAGCCAAGAAACAGCTAATAACAAAGCCATCGATGGGATCATTCTCAACATTGTCAAGGACAACGCGCCCAGAATTTTAAGTGAATCTGAGAAGGAAACAGAATTTACAGAGGTAGTTTTCTTTTGCCGCTTCATCCTAGAGGGAATCTGCTCAGGCATAACCATGATTCGACGCCCGTCACTTTTTTTGATCGTAACAGGGGTAATCTTTCGGCTAGGTTTTTGAGGGTTTCGCCTTGTTGGGCGTTTTTTTAGATCTTGCATAGCCTTGGCTTCCATTCCCCGACAATCCACTAGAGTCATTCTAGTGGAACAATTCCAAAATTCTCTCTAAGCAAGAGTATGAACTTCGGTTCTCAATTCAATCTTATGATCAATCCAAATTCTATCTTTGACAAATCCAATTAGTTTCAAAGCATCATCTGATGTGGCCCCACCAAGATTGACCATGAAATTGCTGTGCTTTTGGCTGATTTGCATACCACCAAAGATCTTTCCCTTCAATCCAGAAGCTTCAATAAGTTCAGCTGCAATCTCATTTGGTGGATTTCTAAAAACTGAACCACAGTTTGGTTGTTTTTGAGGCTGTCTCTCAATTCTGAAGGCGTGAAATTTAGCCATTTTTTGACGAACTTCTTCAGGATTTTTTGGGACTAAGGAAAATCTTGCCATCAAAACCACTTTTTTTTCACTCGAATCAAAAGGTGATGATCTGTATGTAAAGTTCAGTTCGTCTCGATTTGATCTTCGCCAATTCCCTTTCTCATCAAGCCAATCAACAGTTTTCAGAAAGTCACTGGTCTCAGATCCATGTGCACCTGCGTTCATACAAACAGCCCCACCTATGGTGCCTGGAATTCCAATCAAAAATTCAAGACCTGACCAGCCTTTATGACTTAATTTTTGGGCAGCCGTAGCATCAGCCATTCCCGCTCCAAAAGTTGCAGATGAATCCTGATCTACCATTTCCAATCTTCTAAAATTTTTTCCCAACCTGATTAGAACACCTGGCCAAAATTCAGGCATCAGCAGATTCGACCCCTTACCAATCACTCGCCAGGGCACACCATTAAGAAGGCAGTTCAGTGTTGTCGAGCAGATATCTGCTTCACATTCTGCATTCAATAAAGCCAGTGCTATCCCACCTAATTTCCAGGTATTCAATCGACTCAACTCTGGATACTCTAGAAGTGTAGATTGCTTAAGGGCAGCTCTTAAATGTTCTAAGAAAAGCCGATCACTCTTCATCCCAAGTTTCTAAGGGAGGTCCTGGTTGAAGCTCATC contains the following coding sequences:
- the murB gene encoding UDP-N-acetylmuramate dehydrogenase: MKSDRLFLEHLRAALKQSTLLEYPELSRLNTWKLGGIALALLNAECEADICSTTLNCLLNGVPWRVIGKGSNLLMPEFWPGVLIRLGKNFRRLEMVDQDSSATFGAGMADATAAQKLSHKGWSGLEFLIGIPGTIGGAVCMNAGAHGSETSDFLKTVDWLDEKGNWRRSNRDELNFTYRSSPFDSSEKKVVLMARFSLVPKNPEEVRQKMAKFHAFRIERQPQKQPNCGSVFRNPPNEIAAELIEASGLKGKIFGGMQISQKHSNFMVNLGGATSDDALKLIGFVKDRIWIDHKIELRTEVHTLA